One part of the Schistocerca piceifrons isolate TAMUIC-IGC-003096 chromosome 2, iqSchPice1.1, whole genome shotgun sequence genome encodes these proteins:
- the LOC124775463 gene encoding uncharacterized protein LOC124775463, with amino-acid sequence MGRSPLAADTSWPDADTIETVATGQPDFLRRLRDHVSKIRPPKTTRHGKPPTLWYQELEQRRHVMLRTEGVKPPLQAPYSGPYEVLRRSAHTMDILVKGKTTTVVLNQVKPAYVFPDTSLAAPRRRHPPTAVPDTDATSPAPALPHPPPNAAQHPPPDAGTPPPTRTTRSGRRVHFPTRYLHADAPLPPGGLM; translated from the coding sequence atgCTGACACCATAGAGACAGTTGCTACTGGCCAGCCGGATTTCTTGCGACGCTTGAGGGACCATGTATCAAAGATTCGTCCTCCGAAGACCACACGTCATGGCAAGCCGCCCACTTTATGGTACCAGGAACTGGAACAACGTCGTCACGTCATGCTCCGCACTGAGGGCGTTAAACCGCCTCTACAAGCTCCTTATTCTGGTCCATATGAAGTGCTACGGCGCAGTGCCCACACGATGGATATTCTAGTGAAAGGCAAAACCACGACTGTTGTGTTGAATCAGGTTAAACCTGCATATGTTTTTCCTGACACCTCACTAGCGGCACCTCGTCGTAGGCATCCACCTACCGCTGTTCCAGACACTGACGCCACATCTCCAGCACCGGCTCTTCCACATCCGCCGCCCAACGCAGCACAACATCCACCTCCTGACGCTGGTACTCCTCCGCCAACGCGGACGACCCGTTCTGGACGTCGGGTGCACTTTCCGACGCGGTATCTCCACGCCGACGCTCCGCTTCCGCCCGGGGGGCTGATGTAG